The nucleotide window ACTTGATGATGAGGCGCATGATACAATAAAAGAGATAAGAAAGCGCCTTAATTCCGGGACATTGAATCTTAAGGTGTATAACCATCTTCCTATTGGGATTGATACTGTGCAGGTATGTTTTGCAGCAGACAGCAACAAAGTTTTCTCTTCTCCCGACCTGTCCCGAATGATAAAAATCAATCCGGGAGTTATTTCGGGGGATCCGGGGACAGTACAGGATTCTGTTGTAACCAACAATCACATAACAATCACAGGAAATGATTTATTGCTTTTCGAACAAAATCAGTATGTGTATTACGGAATTAAATACTTTTTCCCGGGAACAAACAATGAATTTATTAAAATCCGCTCAGACGATTACATCCGTATTGTCTCATGGATTACCGCACAGGTGAATGCTGATTTCTCCGATGATAACGGGGAAGGAGGTGGATCATGAGATCTGTAAAAAGAATTGTTACACTGTTTTCCTGTTTACTGATAACAGGTGCGTCAGGTGTATTTGCACAGACCAATGCCAGAGCAATGGGTATGGGCCTGGCTTACACTGCTGTTGCAAGAGGTGTGTATGCACCAGCATGGAATCCTGCAAATCTCGGACTGCCTGATAACCCCAGTTCATCATTTAGTTTCTTTTCAATAAGTGCAGGAGTGGGGAATAATTCATTTACAAAAGATCTTTATGATAAATATTTTGTTGAAGGCGCGGACGAAAACAACAAAATCTACTGGAATTCGGATGATGTAAATGCAATTCTAAGTTCAATACCGGATAATGGTTTTGTTGGGCATGTTCTTACAAATATTCAGTTTCTTTCGTTTTCAGTTGGCAGATTTGCTTTAACTTTCCGTGCTTACGGCAGCATGTTTACAAGGTTGAGTAGAGAGTATTTTGAGATTCCTCTTGTCGGCAACAAGATGAATCAGATATACAATATGAGCAAGACTAAAGCTGCGGGAATGGGGCTGGGAATAGTATCCTTCTCTTACGGACATCCCATAAAAGTGAATTTTGCAAAGGCTTTTTCCGTTGGTGCTTCTTTTAAGATGCTGTACGGATTAGGTTATGCAAACTCGGATAAGGCATCAATGATCCTTGAGACAGCACCCTACGGATTTAATCTGCACGGAGCTTATGAGGCAACTGTTGCTGTTGGCGGCCTTGGATGGGGGCTTGATCTTGGAACAGCGGCAAAGCTGAACAAAAAATGGGATTTCAGCCTGAGCCTTTCCAATGCATTGGGAAACATAAGCTGGAAAGATCCTAAAACCGAATTAGGATATTTTAATGGAGACTCTCTTTATGTCCTGTCTTTTGATGACAGCGATGAAAACAGCACAGATGACTCCTCCTGGTCTGTTGATAAAGAGAGATTCTCTAATAAATCACCCTCTGTGCTCAGATTCGGAGTTGCATACAAAGAATCGGATTTTATCATTACTGCGGATTATCTTCAGAGTTTCCATGATAATGCTTTTTTCTCGATTCAGCCCAGATTTGTGTTTGGTACTGAGTGGCGAAAATTGGGATTTTTCCCTTTAAGAATGGGCGTCGGAGTAGGAGGCAGGCTTGGAACTACACTCTCGTTCGGATTCGGGCTGCATTTGGGTTCATTTAAATTTGATGTAGGAATAATGAATCGGGGATTTATTAATCCCAATACAAGTAAGGGTTTTACTTTTGCTGTAGATATGAGTATAATCCCATCGGAAAAAAATAATGTTACGAGTTCAGGGTGGCGATAAAAAGAAAAATGTATTATCAGAAAATATTGAGCTGAACTAATTATGCTCCGGTACAGATCAATAGTAAAAAGAGTTCTATCTGTGTTAAGCGATGTCTCGTATTTTATCTATCCGGGGCAGTGTGCTGTGTGCGGGAAGGAAGTTGAAAAAGGCCATGTATGCAGGGAATGCACGAGGAAAATATTAGGCTCTTTCTCAATGCTCAGGTTTAATGAAAAGGTTGATTTCCCTTTAATAAAAGAGGAGGTTGCTTTCTCTGAATGTATATCAGGGTGGGAGTATTCAAACGATATAAAAAATCTTATTTCCCTGATGAAGTACAGAGGATTTGAAAACCTTTGCTTCTGGACTGGACGAATCATAGGCAGGAAAATAAAGCAAGTTGTTCCGCACAACAGCATTATTGTTTCGGTTCCTCTGCATGCTGCACGTAAAAGAGAGCGAGGGTATAACCAGAGCGATTTAATAGCAGAAGGTATAATAAAAGAAAATCCAGGTCTTCAGAAAAAGAATTTTTTAGTACGTACAAGAGATACAAAACCGCAGGCAGGTCTTAACGGGAGAGAGAGACAGGAAAATGTAAGAGGCGCTTTTAAAGTTAAGCGCACGATTCCATCCGGAATAAATACTGTAATAATTGTTGATGATGTGATTACCACAGGTGCAACAATAAATAATTGCGCTGCTGTTTTAAAGGAATATGGTGTTCATGAAGTCAGAGGGCTTTCAATTGCAAGGCCTGCTGCTGTAAAATAATTGCAATAGATATTGTTTTTTCTTGACATTTCAGAGAAAAATTTATATAATTTAGTTCGATATTTTTTCTGTAAGTTTTTAAAAATAATACTGTCATTTTGTAGGGCAGTAAAATTTTATTATGGCAAGGAGGAAAGAATGGCAATTCGTGTAGGGATTAATGGGTTTGGGAGAATCGGACGCCTTGTGTTTCGTATCGCAATGAAACGTTCTGATGTGGAGATTGTCGCTGTAAATGATATTACAGATGCAGCTACCCTTGCTCATCTCTTAAAGTATGATTCTGTTCACGGCAAGTACGATGGCAATATTGAAGTGAAAGGTAATTCGTTTATTGTAGACGGCAAAGAGATAAAGGTAATGGCGGAACGTGATCCTTCAAAATTACCGTGGAAGGATATGAGTGTTGATATTGCAGTGGAATCAACCGGCGTGTTCCGTACAAGGGATAAAATTGCAATGCACCTTGATGCAGGAGCTAAAAAAGTGCTGCTTTCTGTTCCTGCAAAAGATGAAATTGATGCAACAATAGTTCTTGGTGTTAATGATGATGATTTAAAACCGGAGCATAAAATAGTATCCAATGCTTCGTGTACGACAAATTGTTTTGCACCTGTTGTTAAAGTGCTGCACGATACTTTTGGTATTGAAAAAGGCCTTATGACAACAATTCATTCATATACAAATGACCAGAGTATCCTGGATCTGCCGCATAAGGATCTTCGTCGTGCCCGTTCTGCTGCCGTATCAATTATTCCAACGACAACAGGGGCCGCAAAAGCAGTTGGAAAGGTTATCCCTGATCTTGACGGTAAATTGAATGGCATGGCAGTGAGAGTTCCCACACCTGACGGTTCTCTCGTGGATTTCGTTGCTGAGCTGAAAAAAGATGCAACAATTGATGATATAAATAATGCAATGAAGAAATATGCTGAAGGAGAGATGAAGGGTGTGCTTGAGTACTGCACAGACCCGGTAGTTTCGGCTGATATAGTCGGCAATCCTCATTCCAGTATTTATGACAGTCTTGCAACGATGATGATGGGCAGCAGAATGGTCAAGGTTATTTCATGGTATGACAATGAGTGGGGTTACTCAAGCCGTATGGTGGATCTGCTCGTTAAGATGGCAAATATCGGATAGAAATAAATGAATAAACTTTCAATAAAAGATCTTGATCTTAAAGGAAAAAGAGCGCTCATCAGGGTGGATTTTAATGTTCCTTTTGATAAGAATCAGAATATAACTGATGATACGCGCATTCAGGCTGCTCTTCCTACAATAAGATATGCTATAGATAAGGGTGCAAGAGTTGTTCTTATGTCTCATCTCGGGCGTCCGAAAGGTAAGGTTGTACCTGAGATGAGTCTTAAACCTGTTGCAGTACATCTTGGAAAGCTTCTTGGTAGAGAAGTCGGGTTTGCTCCTGATTCCATAGGGGACACAGTTGAAGAGATGGCTGATAACCTTAAAGAGGGCGGTGTCCTCCTTTTGGAAAATCTGAGATTCCATCCCGAAGAAAAAAGTAATGATGCCGGGTTTGCGGAAAAACTTTCGCATCTTGGAGATGTCTATATTAATGATGCCTTTGGCACTGCGCACAGAGCTCACGCTTCAACAGAAGGCGTAACAAAGTATTTTGATAAATGTGCTGCTGGTTTTTTAATGGAAA belongs to bacterium and includes:
- a CDS encoding ComF family protein; this encodes MLRYRSIVKRVLSVLSDVSYFIYPGQCAVCGKEVEKGHVCRECTRKILGSFSMLRFNEKVDFPLIKEEVAFSECISGWEYSNDIKNLISLMKYRGFENLCFWTGRIIGRKIKQVVPHNSIIVSVPLHAARKRERGYNQSDLIAEGIIKENPGLQKKNFLVRTRDTKPQAGLNGRERQENVRGAFKVKRTIPSGINTVIIVDDVITTGATINNCAAVLKEYGVHEVRGLSIARPAAVK
- the gap gene encoding type I glyceraldehyde-3-phosphate dehydrogenase, which codes for MAIRVGINGFGRIGRLVFRIAMKRSDVEIVAVNDITDAATLAHLLKYDSVHGKYDGNIEVKGNSFIVDGKEIKVMAERDPSKLPWKDMSVDIAVESTGVFRTRDKIAMHLDAGAKKVLLSVPAKDEIDATIVLGVNDDDLKPEHKIVSNASCTTNCFAPVVKVLHDTFGIEKGLMTTIHSYTNDQSILDLPHKDLRRARSAAVSIIPTTTGAAKAVGKVIPDLDGKLNGMAVRVPTPDGSLVDFVAELKKDATIDDINNAMKKYAEGEMKGVLEYCTDPVVSADIVGNPHSSIYDSLATMMMGSRMVKVISWYDNEWGYSSRMVDLLVKMANIG